A region of the Apium graveolens cultivar Ventura chromosome 6, ASM990537v1, whole genome shotgun sequence genome:
CAcagaaagacatggaattcgaagaaggaagcttagtactactgaaagtatcgccgtggaagggattaacgaggtttggaaagaaaggaaaaccgagcccaagatatgttggaccttttgaaattttaaagcacGTTGCAAAACAGCTTtcgagttagcgttacctccgcacatggagcacattcataatatttttcatgtatcgatgcttaagaagtataatccagacttcaggtatgtaatagaatatgagccgatagaacttcaggcagatttgtcatatgtagagagtccgatagagattctagaggaaagagagaaagtattgagaaataaagtgataaagttagtaagagtattatggagaaacccaaaggttgaggagtcaacctgggagttagaaagtgatataagagagaagtaccctcatttgttttcttaggagattctgaggacagaatccttttaaggggggaaggatgtaatatccgggatatatcgtgcaattatttttgctaatagataattattatatgtattcagtatctattctgtgaattatttgttaagtgttaaatgtgtttgaatgtttaaaaatgttattaattaagtatttcaatttttatatgttccaaataaaatatagataattgtcatatcttcctaattatttttatgttgatttatgaatttataggaatcatatggattttataaaatctttttccgggtatttaaaatctattttataaaaacgggaaccaaccaccgttatccgtttttatgtttttagaacccgaaactcttccgagaactccttcctaacccaattgcaatattccaagcattttccatgtttcgactttttcgatccggcgtacagtttgtcctgcgcgggtcccggcgcaacattttcgatacattattcgtttcggtaaatcaataaaactcgtattttcgataaatgggagctttttattaaactatctaaattatcacttcgtaatacgtgtaaccaggcgctgagaccaagaccgcagtataaattgtactgatttggataattatctcgaaaaccggtaccgtctggatcagttttataaataaacgtactgttttatatccggaatgatccaacgggatactaatttcccataatcataaatagcctctaccgtattttattttgtaccggaaatcatttgcaaacagtatttacagaatttttacagagaaaatactataattctattttgttcttcataatcaaacacaaatacggaggcgttatcgatatccgattttggcgtacatatactcaaaacgaagctactgaaatctagaatccaaatctttcatcaattttaacccagaaacatcaggtgatttctatttaattatttatattcaaattttttggtatttaaattatgaatttttgttcgagagattgtttgtatgatttgatggttgcatgttgtagagcttgttttcctgacgattttggtatgtcatatgatcgatttggagttcaataacatgttcaaattagggtttgattctcgaattgtataattagggtttatattcgtttgaatgttcttgattaaaattgggggtttcttaAATAGGGATTAACAGATGTTGAGAgatagtgggttttgttccccttaaaatttgcaatctattcATATATACCTTGCTAATCGACGTTGCTTGTAGTGCCCGTGGTTGTGATTTGAAAGTTCGCCGGAGTTCTTCGTTTCTAGGCACAAATCCGGCTAAATAAGAGTTTGTTTGCTTGATTTGTTTGCTGGAATAAGTTCCTGGCAATTACCCACACATTTCCCTGAGTTTTTTAATCATTCTGAGCTATATGGTGTGTTTCCGGCGAGCTTGTGCGGCGGtgggtcgccgttaatggcttcCCGGCCGTCCGCCGACGAGGTTGAGGAAGGAGGGTGGTCGAATTGCATTTCGACCCCCCTAGTTTGGAAAATTTGCAAATTATGCACCTCTGTTTTAAAAACCTACAAAAACCTGATTTCtgttttcaaaatttataaaaatgatatttctggttatagtttattttcaaaaattattttaaatattttaaaatcaatattttaattctgaaaattatttttagtttaaaaaaataataataaatctaaattacttaattaatttactttaattaataataattattctattgatcaattaatttaaatattaattgattaattagtttaattatttattaattgattttaattgattatttaataagatttaattatttaaaaatgatttaaaaattccgaaaaatagtttcgagctttaaaatattattctaaattattttcaaggctcgataattattataaaattgtttcgaagccagaattggccaacccaaccctgtttattactctgaaattgatccaacgacccgttttaattccggaaaatattttaaaaatcattttaattacctgaaagcctgtttatgacccgagacttctttataaatgatatatcattgattatgtgacgtgctatgtgttatatgtgacttgttggttgactgtcggtctatatattcggtgattacttgtttatagcataactttcgatccgttaatcggatttgggtgaaacgaagggtagatggaagtgtatatcgaatagaatcgtataagttaaatattgatagatatttataatgcctagcagagtaagcaaggcgtaagaaagggaagcaggtgattagaaaatagaattgacatgtagaaaatacagcaagtaatcagaggatagaagcgaggcataagaaaagcagacgagtgattgttgaatggagtcattagacaagtacaagtgaagttgaaatcgattatgataaggcaagtactcctaaacctttctcgagatttattgcgaatatttctaaattctcttatgacctattgttaatattcaaaacaactttgttttatattggaaatactttgaatccttcaaccttgaacctgagccacatcgtttgatctttgagccataagccttattctttgtaaaccatttcttgttgatttaccagatactaaaccacacaaatacgatactactccacaaatatatatccatcaaataccaaatactgaaacagaattgtttgaacatacagaaacttttatattcaaccataccttgtgatatcaaagtactaaaaccttgtaaaaacactatccatctaatacccgattatcctaccggctggaggccacttcttttatgtactttgacaaTCCCTTTCGATAACCATGAATTTTTAttatgctcttatacaaatgttttattgttattgattatgatccagTTTATTGAATTCtcttgtttatcatattgaaatgctttagaattggatagttttctttgtatggaccagattcgtggtcagaccatatcgatggtcaagttaggccaatgtgtgccttggatccagtagttagagcagtgttgtgttcgttgctcggggttagtgcgtgactgatcagcagcctaacattggttttaaaaacttaaaatgaatatccaattctattggttgtttaacaagaaacttgattcctttgaatcacctcatttattattgtttaacctcagataTTGATAATATggcttgctgagctagttagctcactcttgtgaatttttttatgtattctacagttaagaaggatacggttgatagcgaggtttcccaattcaatgttcgagctaggattccagattatgattggtcgagctagcaggagcttattgcaatagtgagatagtaaggttgtaagaataatttaatatgagttgtaaattaaattagttgggatttggtacattgtaataaaagttaaggttgtggcttattttcatactttaacctgttgcgatctgtggttatgtaaagcagggtcattacaaataatattttatatgcaGGTTTATATATTAAGTATGTGTtgtagaccccaaacttctgaacCGGGTTTGGAGTGTACCACACCTATTCGCCGGTAGCCTTGCTTAAATCCATTCGGATTTTTCTTGCGATTGCGacttactatgactatgagatctggcaaatggacgtgaaaacggccttcctcaatgggaaacttgaagaggatgtgtatatgacacaaccaaaAGGATTTGTTTCTAAAGGAAATGAACATCTAGTTTGTAAGCTAAATCGATCTATATACAGACTGAGGCAAGCTTCTCGCATATAAAACGCCctttttgatgagacaatcaaagattttgatttcatcaaaaatatagatgaaccatgcatctacaagaaggttagtgggagcacggtaacattcGTAGTACTGTATGTGGACAACATACTTCTCATTGggaatgatataccgatgctttaatcagtcaaagtgtggctatctaAGAACTTCACGATGAAGGACTTGGAAGAGGCATCTTGCATTCTTGgaatgaagatctatagagatagatcaaagAGAATGTTAGGCTTGACCCAAAGTACATATATCAAAAAAGTGCTAAAGAGAtatagcatggaaaactccaagaGAGGACTCATTCCCATGAGCCATGGAGTTTCTCTTTCCAAGAAAATGTCTCCAAAGACATTTGAGGAGAGAGAGCGTATGAGTAGGATTCCTTATGCTTCTGCAATAGGATTTATCATGTATGCGATGTTATGTACTCGGCCTGATGTTGCTCACTCACTTAGTGTGACAAGCAGATTTCAGTCCGATCCAGGTGAAGAACACTGGAAAGCGGTGAAAAACATCTGGAAGTACTTGAGAAGGACTAAGGAAATTTTTCTTATTTATGGTGgttctgagttgaaaatagaggggtATACAGACTCTAGTTTTCAGTCAGAAATAGATGATAgtaaatccatgtcagggtatgTGTTTACCCTAAATGGTGGGGCagttagttggaagagttccaaacagtcaaCGATGGCTGACTCCGCAGCGGAAGCAGagtatatagctgcaagtgaagctgcaaaagaagctgtttggataaagaaatttgtttctgagttgggagttgttcctagcagAGAAGAGCCAATAGTGTTGTATTGTGACAACAATGCGGCAATAGCACAAGCTAAAGAACCAAGATCTCATAAGAATTCCAAGCATGTCTTGCGGCGCTTTCATCTAATTAGGGatattgttgaaagaggagatgtcaatgtcaagagagttgacacacataacaacataacagaccctttaacaaagccactttctcaaagtcactttgatcgtcataaagataagatgggtattagataccagagtgattggcattagtacaagtgggagaatgaaagagatgtgtcctaagtccaatcatgtatgatgatttaggaataacttttatgtaatttgtttgatttcaattatattaataaaagacttgttttgtttttattacgggttttatctatttaagtgtttaaataagatataccatagtttagagtaaagctttttatggattatgatgagatcataataatgagacctaaaagatgataactctgaacttaaatagttcctggtcgtaggattactaattggtaattagtaatccgcaaagatcgatacatactatgtttgcttcattatgaaggatgtctgttctcatagacatttatgtggtgacactgtagctagtatgtaagtgcttattatagaataagttcactgaacatgactcgcacagctgaacaactgatggagttcactcacgtgtcagcagttgttcacatagtgatagttgtacaagtgtccttagacttgaggtcatcatagtcatcttgtgtacaccgaACTGTACTTTGGTGTAGTTCTTAGTCTCCtgggacaataataagggctcttctgggtgtaggaatttgtacacgaagatagtgaatgatcaataaaggatctaccccttccagtgaaggaagagaatgttctatgatgatccacttatgctagttcaggaatctctggccatagtgaatggaattagaaaggagtttctagttcacattaattagaactaagcatagtgaatgggaaagcatatgattaaattagataggcttgacacgagttccatgccttgtatttaatcgggacattgcagggtagaaggaattatttgtacggtaactattcactgaataggttcttggtattctaagcagtgaattcgtattatccggatagtcgcgatatgctgagaattatccctcacgatgtagaataaatatgattaatttattaattaatcatatttaatgaattagagaatttatataaataatgataaaatagttttattattatttatttctactatcagcttaatattgaacctacagggtcacactataaaagagaatgatttaatggtggaggaattaattaataatggctggtaattatttatttatgaaataaataattaattagcaaatttaataattgattaaatgagatttaattaattataaattaattaagaaaaattcttaattttattaattaagaatttaacttttggaaattaaatcaagtgagagaattattttctaaactGTTTACAAAagggattaataattaaaaggtgttttaattgtTAGTAATCAATTAAACggttattaataataatattttatgggaaaattttcagctaaaatttttgcctataaatatactattataaaccctatttgcctcaataaaaaaaaccctaattttcaagaagaaaagaaaaggaggcaaccctaattctctcaacctcttcctccctccattacttcgatctcttggtggataccgatggagtgcttcacacttgagaagcagctgttagggatctccgctcatcattcttggattgcttttaaaggttagtaatcgatccctcgatttattcacaATTTGTATATGATTATATGGGTTTTATGCGTTTTAATTGTAATCCACGCTTCCATGTATGCATAAATCCCAAcaccaccttagtaggtgaaggtgagggtgtgaggataGTGAGCTAAACGCAGGCCCTTAtacaagaacagagagaaattgagagaaaagcaggtacatgagGTACAAGGATGGAGTCTTTGGATGTTACAAGACTCACAACTCCATCTAGTGAAGCTCTGTACAAGGAAGAATATCAAGCTGGCTTGGATAGTGTGAATATAGATGTCTCTACATTTCAATATCCAAATCCAGCCTATTAGATCTTGGCTAGACAATCAAACCTTGAAGCTAAAGCTACTCTTGGTTTGACTCATACTACAGAATTAATGATGCGAGCTAAGAGTGCTATCTCAAGTGTTACTACAGAAActaatgatgattttgagtatgATGATGAAACTAGAAGTGATGAAGGAGATGATGCTAGTCCCTCCACCACAGATGTTCCAGATTAGATTTACTCCACCACTATTTAGCCAGGAGAGTTGAATAAGGAGTTATTAACTCAGTACCAAAATTCATTGACTGGTCAGTCCTCCTCCTCCACAACAATGCAGCTGTTAATGCAGGTTTAGAAATCCAATATCAAGCTTCATAAACTTCAGCTCCTTCAGCACAAACATGATTTTGAAAGCATGATGAACATAATTGAAGATATGAAAACTGCATGCAATAGGGAGTTAGACGATAGACTGCCACTTCGCACAATGCCTACAATTCTATCCAAGTTGAACAAAAAAGAGACAGCTTCCAGAAAGTTGGATGAAATGGACAAGCAATTAAGTATCATGGAACTGAAAATTTCAAATATGGATAAGAAAATGGGCATTCAGACAAAACTACCATAACAAATTCTCAGCTTCACGGATCCCACTTCATCTCTtaataataacaaaaagggggagaag
Encoded here:
- the LOC141665448 gene encoding secreted RxLR effector protein 161-like: MKDLEEASCILGMKIYRDRSKRMLGLTQSTYIKKVLKRYSMENSKRGLIPMSHGVSLSKKMSPKTFEERERMSRIPYASAIGFIMYAMLCTRPDVAHSLSVTSRFQSDPGEEHWKAVKNIWKYLRRTKEIFLIYGGSELKIEGYTDSSFQSEIDDSKSMSGYVFTLNGGAVSWKSSKQSTMADSAAEAEYIAAKLMMRAKSAISSVTTETNDDFEYDDETRSDEGDDASPSTTDVPD